The proteins below are encoded in one region of bacterium:
- a CDS encoding alpha-amylase family glycosyl hydrolase codes for MTVGNSAGYHGYWALDFERIDPHLYSQDPSLAEGSKEYLKRLIDKLHKANIKVILDMVVNHTGYHNQAYHDYPYKKIQDTWFNPARAEWDEIESPLAGLPDLNHDLPEVADYFVNNIVDWIEQTGIDGIRMDKRDNPL; via the coding sequence GTGACAGTCGGCAATTCTGCTGGTTACCACGGCTATTGGGCACTTGATTTCGAGCGAATTGACCCTCACCTTTACTCACAAGACCCTTCATTGGCTGAAGGGAGTAAAGAGTATTTAAAGAGATTAATCGATAAACTTCACAAGGCAAATATCAAGGTCATACTCGATATGGTAGTTAATCATACGGGCTATCATAATCAAGCTTATCACGACTATCCCTACAAAAAGATACAGGACACCTGGTTCAATCCTGCCAGAGCAGAATGGGATGAGATAGAATCTCCACTTGCCGGGCTACCTGATTTGAATCATGACCTGCCTGAAGTAGCCGATTACTTTGTCAATAATATCGTTGATTGGATAGAACAAACAGGGATTGACGGCATTCGTATGGATAAAAGAGATAATCCCTTATGA